The genomic DNA TTTTACAAGCTTTTGGTATGAATGGATAGAGAAGACCTCCTGTTTCAACAGCTGTAAACCCAGTGTAGTGTGAAGATGGTGATCATCTTCTCAAATTAAGCCCACGGGGAACACAGGAAACATGATGGTACAGGCGGAGCTTTAAACCTTCTGAACTGATTTGTGATTGGAGTTTAAATCCATCTGGGACAGACGAGCTCCATCCACTTCTTTCTCATTtactcttcctctgtttttcgGCCAATTCTCTGGCCGCTCACTTGTTCTTCTTGATTGTGTTTCTAAATCTCCATAGCTTTGTCCTATATTTTCTTTACCTCTCTGtgactctccctcctcttccatcttgttgttattattaagaCTCCTGTTATTATTAAAACCCCCTGATAATTGTAACTGTAGTAACAACTTGACTCTAGGGCTGCAGACCGCTCTTTACATGGCCTGTGTATGTACACTGCCATCTACTCCAACCCTGGCATAGGCATGAGTCCCTATGGTTTCATTAACAAACTGTGTGACACACCTACACAAGACTAGTTCCATATCAACACATATCGATATAAACAGCTAAATCCACCGAGAATTAAAATATATCCCTATACTTTACTTTAAGATTTCTTTAAGTAGACTTTTTGACCAAATATGGTCGCCAGCGTACTTCCACCTACattatttttagatatatatCATTGAATCTGGGTTGCAGCTGAACATGGTTCAGTATCATTTCTGGttttaaacattataaatatCCTATCATATCCTAACCCCTTTGTCCGAAAAAAGCAGGGGACCTATCGCTGTTTGAGCAGCCAGACCCTCAGCTTCCTTTTTACTCccataattgtgtgtgtgcgcatgtgtgtgaatgtgtgtttgtctctgtcccgttctgaatgtgttgttttccatttAAGAGCTCAAGTCTAGTAATGACTCATCTGTGGTCCATGGTCTGCCTCTGGAAcatcttctccatctctctccctctttcacacaaacacgcacgcacgcacgcacgcacgcacgcacacatacacacactttcacacgcacacacacgcacacacacactctgtcttttctctgctcTCAGACCCTGACACTCTCCAGCCATCTGATGTCTAATCATTCACACATCACTTGCCTTATCTGTCCTGTCCTGAGTATGTGCAGTATCCTTCCAcacttatatttacatacttcctctaaattcatttatttttgtttgcatATCAGATCAAGCGTGGATGTTGTCTTTGTGCTGGGGTTGTTTTTGTTCGCTCAAACCTTTGTCAGCATGAATAGCAGCAAACTCTGTAGTTCTCCTCAACACTGGCACAGTACTCTCCTATGAACTTAAGGCATGCAGCTTCATTAAAATTGAATGGATTTTCCTGCTGCATAGCCTGCATGGgttatattgtaaatatatattcagcAAAATAGGCAAGTCAATTCAGCTGTGTTAGCTCTTTGTAGTTGATTCTTCATTGCCTGACTAAAACCacttctttttctgtctctcagtgtcgGATGGTGTGCAAGGACGTCTCAGCTGAGACCATGTACGACGTGCTCCATGACATCGAATATAGACGGAAATGGGACGCAAACGTCATAGAGACTTTCGACATCGGGAAACTCACGGTCAATGCGGATGTCGGTTACTATTCATGTATGTGGTACACTCACGTGTGAACATATGCTGCACATACTGTTTACATCGGTCCTTTGCACAGTCATTTCATTTGGGCCTGTGAAGGGAAGCAGATACACACAAGTCCATATTGATCTACAATGTTGAGTTCACcagatttatctttttttaatttacagggAAGTGTCCAAAACCTCTTCAGAACCGTGATGTCATCACACTTCGTTCCTGGCTGCCAATGGGGAAAGATTATATCATCATGAACTACTCCGTCAAACATGTTGTGAGtgcaacacacactctcacacacacatacgttgCACACACTCCAGCGGGGATTTGCATTCATGGCACTCATGACTTCATGGAACAGTGCATACCTACACCAAGGCCCAAAAGAACCACAAATTATTCATTGAAGAAAAGgtgaaaatttaaaaatataataataatttacataAACATGCAATTTTTAAAGAAAGTCCCTTTAATTCCTGGATCACATTGGGTGAACCTTTATCCTGTTTAGCTAAAGGGTGTTGTGCTGCAATGTGCTGCACTTTGGAAAGGTAGCAAAACAAAACTGTGTGCGTTAGCCATTTAACAGTCTACTCATGTGGAACCAGTGCATCCAGGCAGGAACTGGAGAGACAAGTTGGCCCCTTCCCAGGGTGTTAATGTACCTCCTGCATTTGATTCATTTACCTCGGCAAATGGTAGCTGTACTGTGGTTGGCAATGCTTTATCTTAAGTGTCGGATCATATTATGTAATTCTGTTGAATATGTGTGCATTTTTAGCTCAGCTTACATTCATGCTCTTTAATAATTTGAGTAATTTCACTAGCAAAGGTCAGTAAGAGAAAACAGACTGATTAGAGAACACTGCGACTGTGTGAGTTACTTTCATAGTGAATCAGGCCTGAAATCCTGCCTTTACTTTGGCTCCATATCTGTGTTTCTTGTCCAATtagaagaggaggacaaataTAATCCATTTGTATAATCTTGTACACCTCTCTCTAGGGCTACTGTACAACAAGTGATTATCTCCACCATTGATTCATCTGCAGATCAATTGATTGTCTGGTCTTGACAATGTTATCAAACAGTGACAATGCATTTCACAGTGTTGTGGTATGATAAATCAATTATCGAGTAATTGCCGATTGATTTTTTAAGACCAATAAGTTAATCAAGGAACCCTTTTAGCttgtcctctctccctctgtccccccgTCTTCTATCTCTTCTCTTTTTGCATGTctagttttctttttctgctctGTCTTTCTtggttttccttctttttttcctccttttccgtCTCTGTTCCTCAATCCCATTTTCCTTCACTATTATCGTGTTTACAGAAGGATAAGACCTCTCATGTGACTGCTGGCTGTTGACTTCCGTCTCGCCTTCCGCATTCCTGCATCAATAAGTAGTTAGAAACATaatagagtgtgtgtgcgtgtgtgagtgcgtatgtgtgtgtaaactggGTTCCATACGAGTGTGCATGACTGTGTGATTAGCCAAGGTCACTTTCGATAGTCAGTAGTATCTGAGAGCTTGACTTGTGAAGCGCAGCTTAAGGGGATACTCAGTGGAGTGTTGAGTTTGTGCATCCACTGCCAGGAGTCAGCCCACTTGTCCTGTATTGGACTTTACATTCTATAAGCTCTCGTCCAGGATTATTTATGTTTGACAGGTTCTAAAAAGCCCCTTTATGACCCAGCTGCCATTGTATCTGGTTACTTTAGTTTGCTCCACTGCTAAATCTCCCATTGGACAATGGGCATATTGTTATAGTCTAATTAATTCTTGCATGGGAGGCTTATATGTTTATGTAAGGGATACAGCTAACCACTGTTCTATCAGCTGATCTGTTGAGTACTTTTCTTTAAGCCACAGTGACAGCATGGCTACAGAGATGCAATGCCACCACTGGCCCACCACTTTGTTCCTTTCTCAAAGTATTACAACCACTAGTGGGTCGATAATTACATTTTGTATAGCCAATTATGGTCAGCAGAGGCCTGTTGACTTTGGTGAACTTTCCCTCTAGAGACAAAATCAAGTCTAAATTTAAGTAATTTTTGTATGATCAAATACTACAAAATACCTGCCAAAATGCATGCTAACATGCTTAACTATGTTGAAGATGGTAAACATAAGATTAAGTCAGCATGCTAACACTCTAATCAACGGGTTAAATATCATAACAGCTAAACAGCATCACGCTAGCAGTGTCGTTGTGAGCATCTTGGCATGTGAGCATGCTAAGCTATGGTAAACGGCATAAACATTACAAAACATCTTCATGCTAGCATTGTCATTCCCGCGCATGCTAGCATGACTTATACTTCAACTTTCCCTCAGTCATGCCGACAAACAAATCCTCTGCTTTAGCTCAGCCAAGTCAAATACAAAGTTTCCAGAAAGCCGCGAAAGATTTTACAAAAACTATCAGGAGAAATTCCTATAATGGAACCTATTGGTTAAGAAATGGACTGTACCTCATCTGTGAGTCAAATAGCAGGAAAAGATACGTTatctgatgttctcctctgATAGCAGGTCGTTAGCTGACTGCTACTCTGTGGGATTTGTGCCTGTCCCAATTAGCACAGGCTAACCAGTACTGCAATTTACCATCATAAATAAAATTCTTAGATATGTAGTCAAATGAGCCGGCTGCTGGGAATAGAAGGCTAACGCTGGCCTGTGCTGCTGTGTAATTCACAGGGTTTAGGTTGGACTGGATTTGCATTAAAAATATGATTGTGAAGCAGAAAATCAGCTTGACCAGCAGCTTAAAAACAGCACCAAAAGCTCCCTTGAATTCCAGTGCTGACTCTGCACACCCTTTATATGTTATTTGATAAAtgttcacaaagagctcaagaCAAAgttctgaagattgtgtcggcTACATAAAGCAGATATTAAAATAAGGCTATTGTTATGCAGCAGGGGTTTCGTAGTATTTGTGCTTGAGGTTGAATATGTGTATTATTTGCATTAACTGATGGATTACTTTAGCTGTAGTGTATGAAAGCcaataaataaattgaatagGAAAATGTGCAGAAATGAAGATTTTCCAGTGTTCTTTGTTCCGATCGAGGACGCGTTTGAGAGATAACCAAGTTGCCGGTAGATGCAATGCGCAAGGATGATGAATTATGTGTGTTGTCTTTCCAGAAATACCCTTCGAAAAAGGACATGGTGCGAGCTGTGTCCATTCAGACTGGCTACATGATCCAGAGCCAGGGGCCCAAGGCCTGTACCCTTACGTACATGGCCAACATAGATCCACGAGGTaacgaatacacacacacacacacacacacacacacacaaacacacacacacttttctctcaATGGCATGATGCATTCCCCATCcccttatcctaaccttaaTGATCACACCTACAGTAAATGACTAACCCTTCTCCTAAACCCCATTCTAAccaaaaccctaacccttaaaccgagtcctcaaacagccctttgaattTATGAAGACCAGCCAAAATATCCTCACAAAGTCacaatgtcctcacaatgaattggccctcataactgtagacacgcgcacacacacagcaatcaGCACACAAGGACAAACTCAGACTACAATCACAGAAAGaccgaaacacacacattcaggtgCTTGACACATGATCAAACTTCTAATGAATGATTCATTCCCCTGCCTTTATGTCAAAATGAGTTGTCATAGTAACCATATGAAGGACTCTCTCGATCAgtcccttttcctcctcttctctctcccttctttctttttggTCTCATTTTCTATTCATTACTCCATGTATCTGGTTCTCCCTTTAATTCACTTCTTCACTGTCATTCTTTTGCATGCGAGTGCTTATTGGGCAAATTTCCTTAATCACTATGAGGTGCGTGTATTATTgtgcgtttctgtgtgtgtttgagtgtgaagTTTGTTCAGAGCTTCACTTTGATCCTGGATGACATGACATACAGTAAAGCAGCctttaaatccttttttttttatctccccatcctcctcttccttttttcttcttcctgtcttCTAATCTCTCTcaatttgtctctctctctctcttcttctgctcacTCTGTCTCCTTTTGCAGGTTCATTACCCAAGTGGGTTGTCAACAAGTCTTCTCACTACCTTGCTCCTCGCGTAAGTAATTTGCAGATCGACGCAGATTCTGagccttttgtgtgtttgtcgatGTGTTAATCCACAGACACTGCGTTGAGGTTAAACACAGCACAGAGGATGCTAAACATGCAGAGCTTATCTATATGTTAAATATGCACTCACACATTCCACACATACAGGTTATTGCAGTTGTTTGCTGTaacctgtgtgtgcacatttgtGGAAATAGGGCAAAGACTCTCCTGAGAAAGGCAGACGGCATCCTGGGAGAAATCCCTTTACGATGGAGTGAAAAATAGAAGCTCAGTGAGACGTATAAATCCCACTGAACATAACCGAGCTGATGACTTCAatacatagactgtatattagGACAAAtttaaaccctgcctcctccatgtcagtggaAATGACAAAGAAATCTAAGTACAcgtaaaataattttaaataaagattgttTTTGTCATAGGTAGTTCCTACGACACTGCTGTTGGTtccagtgttcatttttaaCTAGTACGTTTGGTTTTGATTAGCTATTTGATGCCCCCCCTCAAAAAACCACGGTGAAACgtcacgattgacagctgagtctgacttgtgattggttgagcctGTGTATCGAGGGGACGTCCACACCAAGGACCCATCCCCCGATTGCTACTGTCCTGACTTTTGGTCCAAATGTGCAAAACGGCCGCATGCTTATACAGGATATTTATCTTCATTTCTGTATTGCGGGATGAAGTGGGATGCATCTTCCATCCTGATACAGAGTCTGTACtggaatataataaatattggaagaattttttttctaggtctttttttattattcacaaTTCATATATAGTAATTGCTCCTGCACCTTTTATGCTATGATGAATATGTGAAGGGCTCTGTATGGCCATGTAGCTCTTCCCAATTTCCCAACccaatattttattcatttttctatATGTGACATTTTATAACTTTAGGATTATGTAATTGTCCTTTTTATCTCCTGTGACCCTGTCGCCCATCCATCTCCTATCaactattaagattaagattaagatactaTGTTGAGTTTTTAGTTCAATCCCCCTCAAGACAGTGTtgaccaaaaatgaaaattcgaAAAACATTTAAGTACTAATTATTCCTGGTGATCCctgacattatttatttttctgtttctctgttgaaCTTGTTAAAGATCATTGCAAATCTGtaataaaattttaaaaaaatgtcattctAGGCAATGAAGAAGATCAACAAAGCCGGTTTGAAGTATTCGGAGtggaagcagaaacacaacCCTGGGTATAAGCCGTGGCTCTACCCTGAGCAGACTACATTACCCAGCATCCCACTCTCTGAGCTCAGCATCCAGCGTGCAGAGAGCCTGGAGAATATTGATGAAAGCTCACTGGCCGAGACTCAGGAGAGAGACGACAGCGACtaacgcacacgcgcacacacacgcgcacacacacacacacacacacacacatatatttgcATACGCCGATATACTGACAGTCACATGTATGTAAGcactcatgcacacaaaccAAATCATACTTCACCTTCTTGATCCCATGCTTTCatacataatatataaacacacacatatacagtcaTGCATCATAGATGCACTTACATCTACaaacccacccacccactcaaAAGGGGCTGCAAGACTTATGTGATTTCTCTATCAACATTTTCTAATCACGGCCTATGAAGATTATAAGAGTAAAAGTACTGTATAGTATTTTCACTGAGAGTCACTGATATGAACTATgaacaatatgaaaaaatatgaacaaTGGATTTCAAAATTCGACTTCTCTCCTGGGAAAACACTGGTGCAACCCCTAATGGTGATGTACACAGTTAGAACATACTCATATAGacaaatggacacacacacaagcacatacacacactgttcaTTGAAACTACATTCATGCTCTCAGACATGCCCATGTTGCCTCCCTGGCACTCATGTTTCTCTGTCACATTTTGTAAGCACATGATAAATATGCAGGTGTGAAGAAGGCAGCTGGAACAACAAACCCTAACCTGCAACACccctatctcacacacacacacgctcacacacacacacacacacacacacacacacacacacacacacacacacacacacacacacacacacatatacaaatatacagatTTTACACTCACAAGTACTGTCTGCTCCCCTATTTGAGagatgtatgaatgtatgtagagtttaaaaattaaatacagaTTCCTACAAAAGTTTTCAAATTTCAGTGTTGGTCtgagtattttttttctgtttgtgtgtgtttcacttgtGTGTCTGACGGACGGCAGGTTCGCATGGTTGTGATTTTGCTGATGCTAAAATAAGTGTGATGGTTACTCTACCTGATTAATGGTCAatctctcattcacacacacattcatggatAGTGAGGTACAGCACAAAACCATTGAATTTAAATCCATACTGCAGAACAGCGAAAAACAACTATGACGTGCAACCTATTGATTGGATGGTTTTTCACTCCCTGGAacgtctgcatgtgtgtttgcttgattTAAGTTCATGCATATATGTATGCTTATCATATGCGCACATGCAGGGGCCAGAATTTGGAATCCCCCAAACTGCTGGCATGGCAAGTTTGGGATCGACTCAGCAcggaagagagagacacagaaatgaGATTGTGCATTTCACAGCGGACGTGACCTAATGCAATGTTTCCTCCACTACCTCCATATGTAGAATAAGAGTGAGAGAACATATATAGTTAACGCAGCATGTGCACAGCGAAGCTTTCAGTCTGCCTCAGTAAGAGGAGCTCTGGACAAATAACCTTATTGCTtgaaatgatttttccatgttgtCCTCTCTGCCTTTTCACTTCCGCCCCTGCCTTTGCACCAGCTAATAAAGAATGAATGAGGCAGGTGAGTTTCTGTGAGAGGTGCACAAAGGCTCTGGGGCTTCTTCCAGCTGTATTGACCGTTTGCGTCTTTGTCTTTGGATATAACCATCAATCCGTCCTCAGAGTCTTAATGAGGCTTCACTCTCGGCCGTCATCAttatgtgcaagtgtgtgtgtgagtgtgtgtcccagCGGCATCCCTATATTGTCTCCCACCTGCCCCCccgcagcaggaggagacatgTACGCCACATGATGGCCAACATCCCTCGGTATGGGTTTCCTGCTTATGTGTCACACTGCCGCCCCCACAGCAACCGGGCCCACCAGGGCTGAGAGCCTGGTGATGACTCATcaccacccccacctcctccacgctttcctcccccctccctccttcttctgtGTTCTCCCCCGTCTCTCCTTTTGCCCCTTTATTATCTGCTCTTCATCCTATCCTCGCTTTCTCTGCCTGCCTTCTGTCTTTACTTCTTCCTGTTCCAATCTCTTCATCAACATCCATTCTTCATCTGCTCCTCATCCAGGAcccatcctcctctgtgctTAATTGCTCTCTTCCCttcccctccatctcctctcttcctcctttccacTCTTCATTTTCCCTACTCTCAATctaaaaaatgtatactcctgtACTCATTTGTTTTCACCCCGTCTCGGTTTGGTCTCCTCAGCAGTCTCGGCCTTGCTCATTTATtgctccttttgtttttctttgcttttccaCCAACCTTCCTTTAAACCCCATTCTTTCAACTATACCTTCTTCCCTGTAATAACTTTTAGCTCTGACTCTGTTCCTCCAGCTCCTTTCCCCAAACGAATCTCTGCGGCCCAGTTCCTGATCTTTACTCTAGGTCAGAAGTAAAATGGCTAACAGCACTGCCAAGTCCCAGAGACAGAGTATTGTTTGTACAGGCAGGCTGCCCATTTATTTACAGGACCCTTGACTGCAGCATTGAATCACATATGTGacacatacatatatgttttttttcattcaattcAAACCATAGCCTCAGTATTACTCTGAGGCTATGGCTGCTCTGCCTTATATCGACCTCGCAGACTCTCTGATGGTGAACAGTGCTCTCTTCTGGTTTCAATGGGACTCTACAACTAAGAAATCAGCAGCCGCTTCGAGGTGCCACATCACTGCCACcacaacagagaggaaattaTCTATATTCATAGTCACAGTGATGACTAGATTGTTCTCAAGATTATACTTGTTCATACCATCTGTTGGGCTCACGGACTTGACAGGAAGCCATTCATTTCTTATGCAGCTTATATACTCCACTATTAAGAGGGCAACAACATGAGATTTATGAATGAGATTTTGTGATTTTATACATTTAGTTACTAATAAATGTACCCAGGGAGCTTTAAAAACTCTGTTCAAATCATAGAATATAAGTAAAATATTACATAGTGTCAGTGCACATATAGGTTTACACTGCTGGCCCTCCATTGGAAATTATAGATACATTTGTACATGTAATGTATATATTCATCATATGTACAGATTTTGTTGTTTCCTCAGGGTATGTTTAGGGCTTAACAAAATATCACACTCCACAAAACAAAAGGCCTCGGAAGTGCTGATTTTTATGAGAGATATTTATtgaatgtttttctatttttagagTAACATTATGTGGTTGAGAGATAAgactaataatgataataataataatgataataataataataatgataataatacactttatttgtatagcatctTTCATTTAAGTGTTTAAGATACAATACAGATACaagtaaaaacatgtttataaaaataaaaacatgtttataaaaaTATCAGCATGTTAAAATGTAGGTAAGACAAAAACATGTtacaatgacattttaaataaaaggaaataaaaaataaaaataaatttaattcatttaaaaaaatgcataaaaacagaaaaaaaagaaagtgatacaAATCGTAGATGCGCGGTAGTGCGGACATGTGCAAGATACATTTAAAGTCTGTTTCTTAATGTTTTACGTTttcttttaattacatttactgAATAGCTTCGTCAGTCTTGGGAGGTTTGTAAAAAGTGCTTACAGTAATCCAGTTAG from Limanda limanda chromosome 6, fLimLim1.1, whole genome shotgun sequence includes the following:
- the stard10 gene encoding START domain-containing protein 10, with translation MSGHTVTIPDDRAFASFKAECLCEEGWRMSCNKGGITVWTQGLEEGHSVHQIKCRMVCKDVSAETMYDVLHDIEYRRKWDANVIETFDIGKLTVNADVGYYSWKCPKPLQNRDVITLRSWLPMGKDYIIMNYSVKHVKYPSKKDMVRAVSIQTGYMIQSQGPKACTLTYMANIDPRGSLPKWVVNKSSHYLAPRAMKKINKAGLKYSEWKQKHNPGYKPWLYPEQTTLPSIPLSELSIQRAESLENIDESSLAETQERDDSD